Sequence from the Catenuloplanes indicus genome:
CGCGGTCACCGCGCTGCGCGACGCCGGGTACGACCTGCCGGTGGCGGTCAACGTGTCGCCGCGCAGCCTGCTCGACCCGGGCTTCCCGGCGCTGGTCGCGGCGCGGCTGGCCACCCACGACGTGCCCGCGGACCGGCTGGTGCTGGAGCTGACCGAGACGCTGGCGCTCAGCCAGCTCGCCGTGGTCGACCGGGTCCTGCACGAGCTGCGCGACACCGGCGTACGGCTCGCGCTCGACGACTTCGGCACCGGGTACAGCTCGCTCGCCGCCGTGCCGCGGATACCGGTCCAAGAAATCAAGATCGATCGGCGGTTCGTGGCCGCCATGGACGGCTCGCCCGAGGCCGCCGCGGTCGTGCGCGCCACCGTCGAGCTCGGGCGCAGCCTAGACCTGCTGGTGGTGGCCGAGGGCGTGGAGAGCCCGGCCCAGCGCAAGGCGCTCTGGGAGCTCGGCTGCGGCGCCGGCCAGGGCCACCTGTTCGCCCGCTCGATGCCGGTCGGCACGCTGCTCGGCGCCCTCCGCCAGGGGTCCGCCAACCGGCCCGGCCACCTGGCGCCGTCGCTGCACGACACGGGCGCGGTCGTTCGGCTCGCCACCGGCCGCCGGGTCCGCAGCCGTCTGCCACACTTGCCCGCGTGATCACAACCGGGTGGCCGGTCATCGGTGCGGTGGCCGCGGGCGGCGCGCTCGGCGCCGCCGCCCGGTACGCCGCGACGGCCGCCGCGCCCGGGCCGTGGACCACCGTGGCGATCAACGTGGCCGGGTGCCTCGCGATGGGCGCGTTCCTGGCCCGGATCGAGGACCGGCCGGGTACGCATCCGCTGCTGCGGCCGTTCGTGGCGACCGGTGTGCTCGGCGGGTTCACGACGTTCTCCGCGTTCGCGGTGCAGACGCTGGGGCTGGGCGACCGGCCGCTGCTCGCCGCGGGCTATCTGGCCGCCACGGTGGCCGGTTCGCTCGGCGCGGTCCGGCTCGGCCATCGGCTGGGGCGCGGTGTCAAGGAGAATCCGGCATGATCACATTTGGGCTGGTGCTGCTCGGCGGCGCGGCCGGCGCGGTGGCGCGGTCGCTGCTCGACTCGGCCGCGGCGGCGCGGTTCGGGCGGCGCCTGCCGTGGGGCATCCTGGCCGCGAACGTGCTCGGCTCGCTGCTGCTCGGTCTGCTGCAC
This genomic interval carries:
- a CDS encoding fluoride efflux transporter FluC — translated: MITTGWPVIGAVAAGGALGAAARYAATAAAPGPWTTVAINVAGCLAMGAFLARIEDRPGTHPLLRPFVATGVLGGFTTFSAFAVQTLGLGDRPLLAAGYLAATVAGSLGAVRLGHRLGRGVKENPA